The following coding sequences lie in one Pseudomonas sp. SL4(2022) genomic window:
- a CDS encoding energy-coupling factor ABC transporter permease has product MHIEPEVVTGAKIFLSYATAAGAFGLCAKLALDSVRNNGGAAALALRSVLTTALVFCFFEVFPHHAVGVSEVHLILGSTLLLLFGAGAAAMGLAFGLLLQGLLFAQFDLPQYGMNVTTLLVPLWAISLLAKRIIAPGTAYVDLSYKQALALSTAYQGGIVAWVGFWAFYGNGFSGENLAAVGSFGLAYMSVILIEPLVDLGVLAAAKALSAYSRGPLFNVRLHQAA; this is encoded by the coding sequence ATGCACATCGAACCAGAAGTCGTTACTGGCGCCAAAATCTTTCTTAGTTATGCCACCGCTGCAGGTGCCTTTGGCCTCTGTGCCAAGCTTGCGCTCGACAGCGTGCGCAACAATGGCGGCGCTGCCGCCCTGGCATTACGCAGCGTGCTGACCACTGCCCTGGTGTTCTGTTTCTTCGAAGTATTTCCGCACCACGCGGTCGGGGTTTCCGAGGTGCATCTGATCCTCGGTTCGACCCTGCTGCTGCTGTTCGGCGCAGGTGCCGCGGCGATGGGGCTGGCGTTCGGCCTGTTGCTGCAAGGGCTGCTGTTCGCTCAATTTGACTTGCCGCAGTACGGCATGAACGTTACGACGCTGCTGGTGCCGCTGTGGGCGATCAGCCTGCTGGCCAAGCGCATCATCGCGCCGGGTACCGCCTATGTGGACCTTTCCTACAAGCAGGCACTGGCGCTGTCGACGGCCTATCAGGGTGGCATTGTCGCCTGGGTCGGCTTCTGGGCGTTCTACGGGAATGGTTTCTCCGGCGAGAACCTGGCCGCCGTGGGCAGTTTCGGCCTGGCCTATATGAGCGTCATTCTGATCGAGCCACTGGTCGATCTGGGTGTGCTGGCTGCCGCCAAGGCGCTGTCCGCTTATAGCCGTGGGCCGCTGTTCAACGTGCGTCTGCATCAGGCTGCCTGA
- the amn gene encoding AMP nucleosidase gives MSLCSDDFVVATTAEEAVDRLAALHQQATRALSQALKRYLKERSKPDSAQQCQFRYPELRLTYLCQGEVPTTVRAYAKVQVPGTYSVTVTHPAAFRKYLLEQLRPLMSDFTVRVEVGISQQNIPYPYVVEQGDELAGSGVTAAELARVFPSTDLSAATDGTADGLYDWENTDPLPLALFDAARVDFSLRRLVHYTGSDWRHVQPWILLTNYHRYVDQFIRHGLDMLVGESRFTRMVLPGNVVIERGMAEGEMQAIIENVIWHRYQMPAYHLQTDDGHGITLVNIGVGPSNAKNITDHLAVLRPHCWLMIGHCGGLRQSQTIGDYVLAHAYMRRDGILDRVLPPHIPLPALAEVQQALQEAAKLVTGEEGDELKKRLRTGTVLTYDDRNWELRWAQERPLINLSRAVAVDMESGTIAAQGYRLRVPYGTLLCVSDKPLHSEIKLPGAAGAFYERAVTQHLHIGITALELMRSQLNSLHSRKLRSFDEPPFR, from the coding sequence GTGAGCCTTTGTTCCGATGACTTCGTTGTCGCCACCACCGCCGAAGAGGCGGTGGACCGCCTCGCCGCGCTGCACCAGCAGGCCACCCGCGCGCTCAGTCAGGCGCTCAAGCGTTACCTGAAAGAGCGCAGCAAACCCGACTCTGCGCAGCAGTGTCAGTTCCGCTACCCCGAATTACGTCTGACCTACCTGTGTCAGGGCGAAGTGCCGACGACCGTGCGCGCCTATGCCAAGGTGCAAGTGCCGGGCACCTACAGCGTCACCGTGACCCATCCCGCGGCGTTCCGCAAATACCTGCTGGAGCAGCTGCGCCCCTTGATGAGCGACTTCACCGTGCGCGTGGAAGTCGGCATCAGCCAGCAGAACATTCCGTATCCGTACGTGGTCGAGCAGGGCGATGAGCTGGCCGGCTCCGGGGTCACCGCCGCCGAGCTGGCGCGCGTATTCCCCAGCACCGACCTGTCCGCCGCCACCGATGGCACCGCCGACGGCCTGTATGACTGGGAAAACACCGACCCGCTGCCGCTGGCGCTGTTCGATGCGGCGCGGGTGGATTTCTCCCTGCGCCGTCTGGTGCATTACACCGGCAGCGACTGGCGGCATGTGCAGCCGTGGATTTTGCTGACCAACTACCACCGTTACGTTGACCAGTTCATTCGCCATGGTCTGGATATGCTGGTGGGCGAATCGCGCTTCACGCGCATGGTGCTGCCGGGCAATGTGGTGATCGAGCGCGGCATGGCCGAAGGCGAGATGCAGGCCATCATCGAGAACGTCATCTGGCACCGTTATCAGATGCCGGCCTATCACCTGCAAACAGACGATGGCCACGGTATCACCCTGGTCAACATTGGCGTCGGCCCGTCCAACGCGAAGAACATCACCGACCATTTGGCCGTGCTGCGCCCGCATTGCTGGCTGATGATTGGCCACTGTGGTGGCCTGCGTCAGTCGCAGACCATCGGTGACTACGTGCTGGCTCACGCCTACATGCGCCGCGACGGCATCCTTGATCGCGTATTGCCGCCGCATATCCCGCTACCCGCGCTGGCCGAGGTGCAGCAGGCGTTGCAGGAAGCGGCCAAGCTGGTGACCGGTGAAGAGGGCGATGAGCTGAAGAAGCGCCTGCGTACCGGCACCGTGCTGACCTATGACGACCGCAACTGGGAGCTGCGCTGGGCCCAGGAGCGGCCGTTGATCAACCTCTCCCGTGCCGTGGCGGTGGACATGGAAAGCGGCACCATCGCCGCGCAAGGTTATCGCCTGCGGGTGCCCTACGGCACGCTGCTGTGCGTGTCGGACAAACCGCTGCACAGCGAGATCAAGCTGCCCGGTGCGGCCGGTGCCTTCTACGAGCGCGCGGTGACCCAGCACCTGCACATCGGCATCACCGCGCTGGAACTGATGCGCAGCCAGCTCAACTCGCTGCACTCACGCAAGCTGCGCAGCTTTGATGAGCCGCCGTTCCGCTAA
- a CDS encoding LysR substrate-binding domain-containing protein, translated as MLKHWPPLNALRGFEAAARLGSFHKAAEELHLTQSAISQQIRSLESFLEQPLFFRSGRSVSLTDAGHDLLSTTQSLLQQLAVGIRRLEQYRKPNQLVVNTTPAFARHWLVPRLGEFHRLHPEIDLWLFTSDDVPDMAAQTIDIAVRDDLSAQAECSFRVLLEDRLYPACHPALWATAHSERTTLHGEREMDWSHWAVQGGMDVGQQSHGLNFSDPGLLLDAASQGLGIALVSQLLADQVRRNGLLQPLVEQTVRGPNWAWLVHRDSESDPLTRSFCIWLQQALSHSAD; from the coding sequence ATGCTCAAGCACTGGCCACCATTGAATGCCCTGCGCGGCTTCGAAGCCGCCGCACGTCTGGGCAGCTTCCACAAGGCTGCCGAGGAGCTGCACCTGACCCAGTCCGCTATCAGCCAGCAGATCCGCAGCTTGGAAAGCTTTCTCGAACAGCCGCTGTTCTTCCGCAGTGGCCGCAGCGTCAGCCTGACGGATGCCGGGCACGACTTGCTCAGCACCACGCAATCGCTGCTGCAGCAACTGGCCGTGGGCATCCGTCGCCTGGAGCAATACCGCAAGCCCAATCAACTGGTGGTCAACACCACACCTGCATTCGCTCGCCATTGGCTGGTGCCGCGCCTGGGCGAATTCCATCGCCTGCACCCGGAAATCGACCTGTGGCTGTTCACCAGCGATGACGTACCGGACATGGCCGCACAAACCATCGACATCGCGGTGCGCGACGACCTCAGCGCTCAAGCCGAATGCAGCTTTCGCGTACTGCTGGAAGATCGGCTCTACCCGGCCTGCCACCCGGCTTTATGGGCAACGGCGCACAGCGAACGCACCACCTTGCATGGCGAACGGGAAATGGACTGGAGCCATTGGGCGGTTCAAGGTGGCATGGACGTGGGCCAGCAGAGTCACGGGCTGAACTTCTCCGACCCCGGCCTGCTGCTGGATGCCGCCAGCCAGGGCCTGGGCATCGCCCTGGTCAGCCAGTTGCTGGCTGACCAGGTACGGCGTAACGGCCTGCTGCAACCGTTGGTGGAACAGACGGTGCGCGGCCCCAACTGGGCCTGGCTGGTGCACCGCGACAGCGAAAGCGACCCACTGACTCGCAGTTTCTGCATCTGGCTGCAGCAGGCTCTGAGCCACAGCGCAGATTAG
- a CDS encoding agmatine deiminase family protein, whose product MQHNAVAANSWFMPAEWVPHAATWMAFPHNKALWESGWGVTLAEVQVDFARVANAIARFEPVKMVVDPSAVARARELCGANIELVELAINDSWCRDSGPSFVCHPQLGLAGVSWRFNAWGGKSAHDLDESLARRILNGLGLECFGTPLSNEGGAIHVDGEGTLITTESVLLNPNRNPGMSKAEMEEVFTRLLGVKKTIWLPGDPQYVTGDMTDGHVDGVCAFAKPGALLVDATHDKGSVYAEVVRENRRALELATDARGRQFELIDLYEATDAVDTEAEVFCASYTNFYICNGAIIMPAYGIAADDEAAATLRMAFPGREVVPVQINQLAHGGGGVHCITQQQPAWPLKG is encoded by the coding sequence ATGCAGCATAACGCAGTCGCAGCAAACTCCTGGTTTATGCCCGCCGAATGGGTTCCGCATGCCGCCACTTGGATGGCCTTCCCGCACAATAAAGCGCTCTGGGAGTCGGGCTGGGGCGTGACGCTGGCCGAGGTGCAGGTTGATTTTGCCCGCGTGGCCAACGCCATTGCGCGCTTCGAACCGGTGAAAATGGTGGTCGACCCGTCCGCTGTGGCCCGTGCCCGCGAGCTGTGTGGTGCCAATATCGAGCTGGTCGAACTGGCCATCAATGACAGCTGGTGCCGTGACTCCGGCCCCAGCTTTGTCTGCCATCCGCAGTTGGGGCTGGCCGGTGTGAGCTGGCGCTTCAATGCCTGGGGTGGAAAATCCGCCCATGATCTGGACGAGAGCCTGGCCCGGCGCATCCTCAACGGCCTGGGTCTGGAGTGCTTCGGCACACCGCTGTCCAACGAGGGCGGGGCGATCCATGTGGACGGTGAGGGTACCCTGATTACCACCGAATCGGTGCTGCTCAACCCCAACCGCAATCCGGGCATGAGCAAGGCCGAGATGGAAGAGGTCTTCACCCGCCTGCTGGGCGTGAAGAAGACCATCTGGCTGCCGGGCGATCCGCAATACGTTACGGGCGACATGACCGACGGCCATGTGGATGGTGTGTGCGCCTTCGCCAAGCCGGGTGCGCTGCTGGTCGACGCCACCCATGACAAGGGTTCGGTCTATGCCGAGGTAGTACGTGAGAACCGTCGCGCCCTGGAGCTGGCTACCGATGCCCGTGGCCGTCAGTTCGAGCTGATCGACCTCTATGAGGCCACCGACGCCGTGGACACCGAGGCGGAAGTGTTCTGCGCTTCCTACACCAACTTCTACATCTGCAATGGCGCGATCATCATGCCGGCCTATGGTATTGCCGCCGATGATGAGGCAGCCGCTACCCTGCGCATGGCCTTCCCGGGCCGCGAAGTGGTGCCGGTGCAGATCAACCAGTTGGCTCATGGCGGCGGCGGGGTGCATTGCATCACCCAGCAGCAGCCGGCCTGGCCGTTGAAGGGGTGA
- the aguB gene encoding N-carbamoylputrescine amidase, with protein MSKLTVATTQFACSWDLKQNLDRAEELVREAAAKGAQLILLQELFATPYFCIEQDHKHLALAEEYKSSPLLKRFAALAGELGVVLPLSWFEKAGNAYFNSLTVADADGRLLGVYRKTHIPNAIGYQEKEYFSPGDTGFRVWDTAFGRIGVGICWDQWFPETARCLALQGAEVLLFPTAIGSEPGAAALDSRDHWQLTQRGHAAANIMPVIAANRVGREVATTDPALQMSFYGSSFITDHKGKLLAEADRDTSGVLVRELDLAAMREERLTWGVYRDRRPEMYGPLLGLDGQKTHIHWQAPGV; from the coding sequence ATGAGTAAGCTGACCGTCGCCACCACCCAGTTCGCCTGCAGCTGGGACCTGAAACAGAACCTAGACCGTGCCGAGGAACTGGTGCGTGAAGCCGCTGCTAAAGGCGCGCAACTGATCCTGCTGCAGGAGCTGTTCGCCACCCCGTATTTCTGCATCGAGCAGGACCACAAGCACCTGGCGCTGGCCGAAGAGTACAAGAGCAGTCCGCTGCTCAAGCGCTTCGCCGCGCTGGCTGGTGAGTTGGGTGTGGTATTGCCGCTGTCCTGGTTCGAGAAGGCCGGCAATGCCTACTTCAATTCGCTGACCGTGGCCGATGCCGATGGCCGCCTGCTCGGGGTGTATCGCAAGACGCATATCCCCAATGCCATCGGCTATCAGGAGAAGGAATACTTCAGTCCAGGCGATACCGGCTTCCGTGTTTGGGACACCGCCTTCGGTCGCATCGGTGTGGGTATCTGCTGGGATCAGTGGTTCCCCGAGACAGCCCGCTGTCTGGCCCTGCAGGGGGCCGAAGTGTTGCTGTTCCCCACCGCCATCGGTTCCGAGCCGGGCGCTGCAGCGCTGGACTCGCGTGATCACTGGCAGCTGACCCAGCGTGGCCACGCGGCCGCCAACATCATGCCGGTGATTGCCGCCAACCGTGTCGGCCGTGAAGTGGCGACCACCGACCCGGCGTTGCAGATGAGCTTCTACGGCTCGTCCTTTATCACCGACCACAAGGGCAAGCTGCTGGCTGAAGCCGACCGCGACACCAGCGGTGTGCTGGTCCGTGAACTGGACTTGGCAGCCATGCGCGAAGAGCGCCTGACCTGGGGCGTCTACCGCGACCGCCGGCCGGAAATGTACGGGCCGCTGCTAGGTCTGGACGGCCAGAAAACGCATATCCACTGGCAAGCGCCGGGAGTCTGA
- a CDS encoding extracellular solute-binding protein codes for MNALNKLLVGSLSLALGCAVLSAKAEEKTLKLYNWADYFAEDTLTRFTQETGIKVIYDVMDSSETLEAKMMSGRSGYDLIFPGDTVAERLMRAGALKKLDKSKLEHLDDIEPGLRTLQTQYPYSRHATVPYTWGSIGLTYNTQMIEQRMPNAPVNSLDMLFKPELAAKFADCGISMIDSPDEVLAVVLNYLGHEPRSGKEHELAEALTLLKSIKPYIRKFQSQPVTQLVNGEICLSLGYSGDMTQAQRTADEAGAEITFGYRIPVQGSTIWMDTMAIPADAQHPEHAYALINFIMRPENMAAISNATGYPTSSAKARPLVAEDMRNNPDLYADETTYARLIPGKDIPQRDMRARMRAWSTFKSDL; via the coding sequence ATGAACGCATTGAACAAGCTGTTGGTTGGCTCGCTGAGCCTGGCGCTGGGTTGTGCTGTGCTCTCGGCCAAAGCCGAAGAGAAAACCCTGAAGCTGTATAACTGGGCCGATTATTTTGCCGAGGACACCCTGACCCGGTTCACCCAGGAAACCGGTATCAAGGTCATCTACGACGTCATGGACAGCAGTGAGACGCTGGAAGCCAAGATGATGTCGGGACGCAGCGGTTATGACCTGATTTTCCCCGGTGACACCGTGGCCGAACGGCTGATGCGTGCCGGTGCTCTTAAAAAGTTGGACAAGAGCAAGCTGGAGCATCTGGACGATATCGAGCCTGGCTTGCGTACTCTGCAGACCCAGTACCCGTATTCGCGACACGCCACGGTACCCTACACCTGGGGCTCGATCGGATTGACCTACAACACGCAAATGATTGAGCAGCGCATGCCCAATGCGCCGGTCAATAGTCTGGACATGTTGTTTAAGCCTGAACTGGCGGCCAAGTTCGCCGACTGTGGCATCTCAATGATTGACTCGCCCGATGAAGTGCTGGCCGTGGTGCTCAATTACCTGGGGCATGAACCGCGCAGCGGCAAAGAGCATGAGCTGGCCGAGGCGCTGACGTTGCTGAAAAGCATCAAGCCCTATATCCGCAAGTTCCAGTCACAGCCGGTCACGCAGTTGGTGAATGGCGAGATCTGCCTGTCGCTCGGCTACAGCGGTGATATGACCCAGGCTCAGCGCACCGCTGACGAAGCAGGCGCGGAGATTACCTTTGGTTACCGCATACCTGTTCAGGGCAGCACCATCTGGATGGACACCATGGCCATCCCGGCAGATGCCCAGCACCCGGAACATGCCTATGCGCTGATCAATTTCATCATGCGTCCCGAGAACATGGCGGCCATCAGTAATGCCACCGGGTATCCCACCTCCAGCGCCAAGGCCCGACCACTGGTGGCGGAGGATATGCGCAACAACCCCGACCTCTATGCCGATGAAACCACCTACGCACGGCTGATTCCCGGCAAGGACATCCCGCAGCGCGATATGCGCGCGCGGATGCGTGCCTGGAGCACGTTCAAGTCTGACCTCTAG
- a CDS encoding agmatine deiminase family protein codes for MSTRRDFIKQLTAAAGLGVVASMGIGLSAPQVRAALGNSWYMPDENELQERIFLAFAASAATWEDWAAPVNDCIALLARTIARYQPVTVLCRANQLSLARRKCGTTNIKFLTMPLNDIWVRDYGGTFVVDGQGGRGLVDFNFNGWGNKQAHASDAQVADALSYETSATYVASMLTGEGGGIEVDGHGTAIMTESCWVNSNRNPGWTRAQIEAELKANLGLRKIIWLPGIKGKDITDAHVDFYARFASRGVVIANLDNDPKSYDYAVTRTHLEILKNATDADGNKLAIHTLPPPLKKRSNVYTQNNPDFAAGYINYLPINGAVIVPQFGDAAADTFARDLLTRLYPGRAVVQVNIDPLAAGGGGIHCVSKNMPAV; via the coding sequence ATGTCTACACGTCGTGATTTCATCAAGCAACTGACAGCCGCTGCAGGTTTGGGTGTCGTAGCAAGCATGGGTATAGGCCTGAGTGCACCGCAGGTGCGTGCGGCATTGGGTAATAGCTGGTACATGCCCGACGAAAACGAGCTGCAAGAGCGCATCTTTCTTGCGTTCGCCGCGTCGGCGGCAACCTGGGAGGATTGGGCGGCACCGGTCAATGACTGTATTGCGTTGCTGGCCAGAACCATTGCCCGTTATCAGCCGGTGACGGTGCTGTGCCGTGCAAATCAGCTTTCGCTCGCCCGTCGCAAGTGCGGCACGACCAATATCAAGTTCCTCACCATGCCGCTCAACGATATCTGGGTGCGCGACTACGGCGGCACCTTCGTGGTGGATGGTCAAGGCGGGCGTGGCCTGGTTGATTTCAACTTCAATGGCTGGGGCAACAAGCAAGCTCACGCCAGCGATGCTCAGGTGGCGGATGCATTGAGCTACGAAACGTCGGCCACCTATGTCGCCAGCATGCTGACAGGTGAGGGTGGCGGCATCGAAGTGGATGGTCACGGCACGGCAATCATGACCGAGAGCTGCTGGGTTAACAGCAACCGCAACCCGGGCTGGACGCGGGCGCAGATCGAGGCCGAGTTGAAGGCCAACCTGGGGCTGCGCAAGATCATCTGGTTGCCGGGCATCAAGGGCAAGGACATCACGGATGCTCATGTCGATTTCTATGCACGCTTCGCCTCCAGGGGGGTGGTGATCGCGAACCTCGACAATGACCCTAAGTCCTATGACTACGCGGTTACCCGCACCCACCTTGAGATACTCAAGAACGCCACCGATGCAGACGGCAACAAGCTGGCGATACACACCCTGCCGCCACCCCTGAAGAAACGCAGCAACGTCTACACCCAGAACAACCCGGATTTTGCGGCCGGCTACATCAATTACCTGCCGATCAATGGCGCGGTGATCGTGCCGCAGTTCGGTGACGCCGCCGCTGACACATTCGCCAGGGACCTGCTGACCAGGCTGTATCCGGGGCGCGCGGTGGTGCAAGTGAATATCGACCCGCTTGCTGCGGGTGGCGGTGGCATCCATTGCGTGAGCAAAAACATGCCGGCGGTCTAG
- a CDS encoding amidohydrolase, with the protein MRSSRSLALVLLFGSSLVVADESATLLLHNAKIYTVNAQQPWASAMVIDDDGSILAIGDDDDVAEYVDDETEVVDIQGRLLLPGFQDTHAHVLDASSEAQGDCQVSPQDDVAQWLVDIQACNEQDAGEWLLGWGFSIHSLLDDENTPRELLDSIIPERPVAIMEETSHSYWLNSKALELAGINDQTENPAGGVILRDEAGRATGLLLDNAGDLALDKALPPSRALADVYYQAVLAGQDELAKNGITSVADARVFWRRGHMEAWRRAADQDELTARTTLGLWAYPTLDDDEQLDALKALYDEGSDESLLRVTQIKFYVDGLIHNTTAVMKQPYLQSLPGVDSRGVYYFTPERLTRYTRELSEAGFDMHVHAIGDQAVRDGLDAFAAAVAGGRHRLTHVELVDRRDVPRFKQQGVIADFQPSPYFQPSFLKSNEPMIGDRAYAMLPMRELYDAGARVTLSSDWDVNPVSPLGIMQNALSLGSRSLPSLEAAVKAYTLDAAYTLRQEKDTGSLEVGKQADLVVLDQNIFDLPIKQIGQAKVLWTLLGGEETYRHKNF; encoded by the coding sequence ATGCGCAGTTCACGCTCGTTGGCGCTGGTGCTGCTGTTCGGCAGCAGTCTGGTCGTGGCCGATGAATCCGCCACCCTGTTGTTGCACAACGCCAAGATTTATACCGTCAATGCGCAGCAGCCCTGGGCCAGCGCGATGGTGATCGATGATGACGGCAGTATCCTCGCTATCGGGGATGACGATGACGTGGCCGAGTATGTCGACGACGAAACCGAGGTTGTCGATATTCAGGGGCGTTTGCTGTTGCCCGGATTTCAAGATACCCATGCCCATGTTCTGGATGCTTCCTCCGAAGCCCAGGGCGACTGCCAGGTTTCACCGCAGGACGACGTTGCGCAGTGGCTTGTGGACATCCAGGCATGCAATGAACAAGACGCAGGCGAGTGGTTATTGGGCTGGGGCTTTTCGATCCACAGCCTGCTGGATGATGAGAACACCCCGCGTGAGCTGCTGGACAGCATCATTCCTGAGCGGCCGGTGGCGATCATGGAAGAAACGTCGCATTCGTACTGGCTTAACTCCAAGGCGCTGGAGTTGGCAGGTATCAATGACCAAACCGAGAATCCTGCCGGTGGTGTGATTCTGCGTGACGAGGCTGGGCGGGCCACTGGCCTCTTGCTGGACAATGCCGGAGACCTGGCGCTGGATAAAGCCTTGCCGCCCTCGCGGGCGTTAGCGGATGTCTACTATCAGGCGGTGCTCGCCGGGCAGGATGAGCTGGCTAAAAACGGCATCACTTCGGTTGCCGATGCCCGGGTATTCTGGCGGCGTGGGCATATGGAGGCCTGGCGTCGCGCGGCTGATCAGGACGAATTGACTGCACGCACGACCTTGGGGCTCTGGGCCTACCCGACACTGGATGACGACGAGCAACTGGACGCGCTTAAAGCCCTGTATGACGAAGGCTCAGATGAGAGCCTGCTGCGGGTCACACAGATCAAGTTTTATGTCGACGGCCTGATCCATAACACCACCGCGGTTATGAAACAGCCTTATCTGCAAAGCCTGCCCGGAGTCGACTCGCGAGGTGTTTACTACTTCACGCCCGAGCGCTTGACGCGCTATACCCGCGAGCTGAGTGAAGCCGGCTTTGACATGCATGTGCATGCCATTGGTGATCAGGCTGTTCGTGATGGACTGGATGCGTTCGCGGCGGCGGTGGCTGGCGGGCGTCATCGCTTGACCCACGTTGAACTGGTGGATCGCCGTGACGTGCCGCGCTTTAAGCAACAAGGCGTCATCGCAGACTTCCAGCCCAGCCCCTATTTTCAGCCCTCGTTCCTGAAGAGCAATGAGCCGATGATTGGTGATCGCGCCTACGCGATGCTGCCTATGCGTGAGCTGTATGACGCCGGTGCCCGGGTAACCCTTAGCTCTGACTGGGACGTTAACCCGGTTTCGCCATTGGGCATCATGCAAAACGCCCTTAGCTTAGGCTCGCGCAGCCTGCCTAGCCTGGAGGCGGCGGTTAAGGCCTATACCTTGGATGCGGCCTATACCCTGCGCCAGGAAAAGGACACCGGCTCGCTGGAAGTGGGTAAGCAAGCCGATCTCGTTGTGCTTGATCAGAACATCTTCGACTTGCCGATTAAACAGATTGGTCAGGCCAAGGTGCTTTGGACCTTGCTGGGCGGTGAGGAAACCTATCGCCATAAGAATTTTTGA
- the ahr gene encoding NADPH-dependent aldehyde reductase Ahr — protein sequence MSSSESIVDTFTGWAAKAPGAPLEQFSYDPGPLGAEDVEVAVEYCGICHSDQSMIDNEWGNARYPFIPGHEVVGTVVRLGPQARGLKLGQRVGIGWYKGSCMHCSSCMEGSHQLCGTVKPTIVGSNGGFADRLRSHWAWAVPLPDGLDPALVGPLFCAGSTVFSPLLDFDVKPTDKVGVVGIGGLGHLALGFLNAWGCEVTAFTSSLSKQEEAKRLGAHKVVASTDSAALKAIAGSLDFLLVTASADLDWNAMIGTLRGKGRLHFVGIVPSAIPVHVFNLIPKQKSLSGSPVGSPSNMATMLEFCARHQIVPQVEHFPMSKVNEAIDHLRSGKARYRVVLDASC from the coding sequence ATGAGTTCGTCCGAATCCATCGTCGACACCTTTACCGGCTGGGCCGCCAAAGCCCCCGGCGCGCCCCTCGAACAGTTCAGTTATGACCCCGGCCCGCTGGGCGCCGAAGACGTTGAAGTGGCCGTGGAGTACTGCGGCATCTGCCACTCTGACCAGTCGATGATCGACAACGAATGGGGCAATGCACGCTACCCCTTTATCCCCGGTCATGAAGTGGTCGGCACCGTGGTACGTCTCGGCCCGCAAGCACGCGGCCTGAAGCTCGGCCAGCGCGTGGGCATCGGCTGGTACAAGGGCAGCTGCATGCATTGCAGCTCGTGCATGGAAGGCTCGCACCAACTCTGCGGCACAGTAAAACCGACGATTGTCGGCAGCAACGGTGGTTTCGCCGACCGCCTGCGCAGCCACTGGGCCTGGGCCGTGCCGCTGCCGGACGGTCTTGATCCAGCGCTGGTCGGCCCGCTGTTCTGCGCCGGTTCCACAGTGTTCAGCCCGCTGCTGGACTTTGACGTAAAGCCCACCGACAAGGTTGGCGTGGTTGGCATCGGCGGCCTCGGCCATCTGGCGCTGGGTTTCCTCAATGCTTGGGGCTGCGAGGTAACGGCCTTCACTTCGTCACTGAGCAAACAAGAAGAAGCCAAACGCCTGGGCGCACACAAGGTGGTGGCCTCGACTGACAGCGCGGCGCTGAAAGCGATTGCCGGCAGCTTGGATTTCCTCTTGGTCACCGCCAGCGCCGACCTGGACTGGAACGCCATGATCGGCACGTTGCGCGGCAAAGGCCGCCTGCACTTTGTCGGCATTGTGCCCAGCGCCATCCCGGTGCATGTGTTCAACCTGATCCCAAAACAGAAGAGCCTGTCCGGCTCGCCGGTTGGTTCGCCGAGCAACATGGCGACCATGCTGGAATTCTGCGCGCGGCATCAGATTGTGCCGCAGGTCGAACACTTCCCCATGAGCAAGGTCAACGAAGCCATCGACCACTTGCGCAGTGGCAAGGCGCGTTACCGGGTGGTGCTGGACGCCAGCTGCTGA